In Streptomyces seoulensis, the following are encoded in one genomic region:
- a CDS encoding PucR family transcriptional regulator, with protein sequence MTMTSDFRHASRPEEPALSVRQVLTLERVLAGEPEVVAGADGLDRAVRWVHVAEAADVGVMLTGGEMVLTTGVLLAGDEAKQAAYIQSLHRAEAAAVVLGLGRAFPTPPEVMRRAAERCGLPLVVLHRPFPFAELTEEVQSRLVRAKFAAVSLSESVRTSLTALITSGAPLQRLLDEVAQHSGCPVVLTNLAHRVLATAGERPAVDDVLRDWERIARQAGGSEGDGWVRAELGGRGECWGRLLLCGYRGDSATGRLLADRAAEALVLHRMLGGASGRTWEEQSAHGLLTDLASGTVPARHLLPRARAAGLPVNRRTFVPLVVPGAEPELLDRVLRTLGLTGLVAELADGASAVLLSLARDQDAEALTGRLAARLRTPELPDAVVAAADPRTCWDDVPAGLREARHVADAVAGAALDRPAVVRLRDVHLRGLIRLLRDDPQVQSFAERELDGLLCGGEGELLDVLRTYLATGRNKSRTAQLHHVSRPALYRRLEAIQARLGIDLDDFEQAASVHIALLAHDAQQG encoded by the coding sequence ATGACCATGACCTCGGATTTCCGGCACGCGTCCCGGCCGGAGGAACCGGCCCTGTCCGTCCGGCAGGTGCTCACGCTGGAGCGGGTGCTCGCCGGGGAGCCCGAGGTGGTGGCCGGGGCCGACGGGCTCGACCGGGCGGTGCGCTGGGTGCACGTGGCCGAGGCCGCCGACGTAGGCGTGATGCTCACCGGCGGCGAGATGGTGCTCACCACCGGGGTGCTGCTCGCGGGGGACGAGGCCAAGCAGGCCGCGTACATCCAGTCGCTGCACCGGGCGGAGGCCGCCGCCGTGGTCCTCGGGCTCGGCCGTGCCTTCCCCACGCCGCCCGAGGTGATGCGCCGGGCCGCCGAGCGGTGCGGGCTGCCACTGGTGGTGCTGCACCGGCCCTTCCCGTTCGCCGAACTGACCGAGGAGGTCCAATCCCGGCTGGTACGGGCCAAGTTCGCCGCCGTCAGCCTCTCCGAGTCCGTCCGGACGAGCCTCACCGCGCTGATCACCTCCGGCGCCCCGCTGCAACGCCTGCTGGACGAGGTCGCACAGCACTCCGGGTGCCCGGTCGTCCTCACCAACCTCGCGCACCGGGTCCTCGCCACGGCGGGGGAGCGGCCCGCCGTGGACGACGTGCTGCGCGACTGGGAGCGCATCGCCCGGCAGGCCGGAGGCAGCGAGGGCGACGGCTGGGTCCGCGCCGAGCTGGGCGGGCGCGGGGAATGCTGGGGCCGGCTGCTGCTGTGCGGCTACCGGGGCGACTCCGCCACCGGGCGCCTGCTCGCGGACCGGGCCGCCGAGGCGCTGGTGCTGCACCGGATGCTCGGCGGCGCCTCCGGCCGCACCTGGGAGGAGCAGTCCGCGCACGGTCTGCTGACCGACCTCGCCTCCGGGACCGTACCGGCCCGGCACCTGCTCCCCAGGGCGCGGGCGGCCGGACTCCCCGTCAACCGGCGGACGTTCGTGCCGCTGGTCGTGCCCGGTGCCGAACCCGAGCTGCTGGACCGGGTGCTGCGCACGCTGGGCCTGACCGGGCTGGTCGCGGAGCTGGCTGACGGGGCGAGTGCCGTACTGCTCAGCCTCGCCCGCGACCAGGACGCCGAGGCGCTCACCGGCCGTCTCGCCGCCCGGCTGCGCACCCCCGAGCTGCCGGACGCCGTGGTCGCCGCCGCCGACCCGCGCACCTGCTGGGACGACGTGCCCGCCGGGCTGCGCGAGGCCCGGCACGTCGCGGACGCGGTCGCCGGGGCCGCCCTGGACCGGCCGGCCGTGGTCCGGCTGCGGGACGTGCATCTGCGCGGGCTGATCCGGCTGCTGCGCGACGACCCCCAGGTACAGTCCTTCGCCGAACGCGAGCTGGACGGCCTGCTGTGCGGCGGCGAGGGCGAGCTGCTGGACGTACTGCGTACCTACCTGGCGACCGGCCGCAACAAGTCCCGCACCGCCCAGCTCCACCACGTCTCCCGGCCCGCGCTGTACCGCCGCCTGGAGGCCATACAGGCGCGGCTCGGGATCGACCTGGACGACTTCGAACAGGCGGCCTCCGTGCACATCGCACTCCTCGCGCACGACGCGCAACAGGGCTGA
- a CDS encoding nitrilase-related carbon-nitrogen hydrolase, whose product MSRVIRAALFQTAWTGDKESMIQVHEQAARDAAAQGAQVLCFQELFYGPYFCQVQDKAFYEYAEQIPEGPTVRRFQALAKELGIVLVLPMYEEEQPGVLYNTAAVIDADGSYLGKYRKTHIPQVQGFWEKFYFRPGNSGWPVFDTAVGRIGVYICYDRHFPEGWRALGLAGAEIVFNPSATSRGLSRYLWQLEQPAAAVANEYFVGAINRVGVEDLGDNDFYGTTYFVDPEAQFVGEVAGDKETELVVRDLDMAKLREVRDRWQFYRDREPNAYGPLTAP is encoded by the coding sequence ATGAGCCGAGTGATCCGCGCCGCCCTCTTCCAGACGGCCTGGACGGGCGACAAGGAATCCATGATCCAGGTGCACGAGCAGGCGGCCCGCGACGCCGCCGCCCAGGGCGCCCAAGTCCTCTGCTTCCAGGAGCTGTTCTACGGCCCCTACTTCTGCCAGGTCCAGGACAAGGCGTTCTATGAGTACGCCGAGCAGATCCCCGAGGGCCCCACCGTCCGCCGCTTCCAGGCGCTGGCGAAGGAACTGGGCATCGTCCTGGTGCTGCCGATGTACGAGGAGGAGCAGCCCGGCGTCCTCTACAACACCGCCGCCGTGATCGACGCGGACGGCTCCTACCTCGGCAAGTACCGCAAGACCCACATCCCGCAAGTCCAGGGGTTCTGGGAGAAGTTCTACTTCCGTCCCGGCAACAGCGGCTGGCCCGTCTTCGACACCGCCGTCGGCCGGATCGGCGTCTACATCTGCTACGACCGCCACTTCCCGGAAGGCTGGCGGGCGTTGGGCCTGGCCGGCGCCGAGATCGTCTTCAACCCCTCGGCCACCTCGCGCGGACTCTCCCGCTACCTCTGGCAGTTGGAGCAGCCGGCGGCGGCCGTGGCCAACGAGTACTTCGTCGGCGCGATCAACCGGGTTGGCGTGGAGGACCTGGGCGACAACGACTTCTACGGCACCACGTACTTCGTCGACCCCGAGGCCCAGTTCGTCGGCGAGGTCGCCGGCGACAAGGAGACCGAACTCGTCGTCCGCGACCTCGACATGGCCAAGCTCCGCGAGGTCCGCGACCGCTGGCAGTTCTACAGGGACCGCGAGCCGAACGCGTACGGCCCGCTGACCGCGCCCTGA